Sequence from the Amaranthus tricolor cultivar Red isolate AtriRed21 chromosome 1, ASM2621246v1, whole genome shotgun sequence genome:
CACAAACAAAGACTATTTAGCCCCACAAATTTCATAAATACCTCAATAACTTAAGCCACCTAATTGCCTAAACCTATTTATTGATTCCTTAATTACCCTTAGTCCAACCTATCTTATCTCTTGAATATGCACCTGATCAAAGAGTAAtatgacaataataaaaaatttcaactcTTATGTTGAGGAAGCTAGTGCAATATGCACCCCGTTCACTTTTCTTCTACTTTGAAGAGAAGGttcataaatttaaataaagtcaaATAGTCAAGATAACTTTGGTAAACATCATAATCCACCCATATCAATCATTTCCTTGAAAATAATGTAGGACCTTAAATAGAGAGCATGCGAAATAAAATCCTATTTATCTGTACCATCACAAATGCCCCAATGTCAAAACAATGTTAGCAAGAACATCAATGGGAAGCAACCATGCTCAAAAACACACACCCATCCAAGTTCTAAGTCGCACTTTGCCGACAAAAGATATTAATCATAAACCCACCAATATTCTTTGGGATCTACCTCTTCAACAAGATCTTGCTAATTTGACTACGAGCCAAAAAATTGAGCAAACAACATTTTCTAAGCATATCGCAGTTTTAATTCCACCTATAGATCTGCACTCTTGGATTCTCCGCATATCTATGAATGTTGATAACATAATAGAAATCAAAACTTCTTGTGACTATCCAAGTAATGTTTAGCCTAAAATCTGATATTCAAGCATGAGGACCAATGTACATCACCATTTACTCTTTTCATTAAATCAAATATATATCCtcgaaaaacaataataagaattttGATAGTCTTTAGTGGTAGCTAGGCAACTATagcttattttaaattaatttttaggatCCACCCATAATCAAAATTGAACATTTATTTTGGTTATGATATACATAACCTTTCTACTGACATCTACTTGAAACAAAGCAAATAACTTATCAAAACCCTATCCCATCTACAATATTCTTTTATAACTAATCCCTACCACACTTGCACCTTCACCAAGAGAAGCTCATAGCTACCTATTAATTCTTTTAAAGCACCACTTAATTCTCACCTTCACCCAAATTCTTCAAGCCGTCTCACGTAAATTCATGCTACAAGAAGGTTCAACCTTCAGCATCAAAGCATATGCCATTCAACTTAACGTGGACTAACAAAAGCAAGAAAATAGTAATATGCAAGTAGTTGAAAACAACTATATTGGTCCACTTGAGTTCATACTATGGGCTATGGCCTATTGGAAGTCTTGAAATTCGTTGTATACCAATTTCACAATTTTATATTACGTGGTCAACTTGACACTCCTTCAAATGCTTAATGCTAGAAAATTAGTATCACCAATATAAGAATATCATTCTGTAGAATGTAAAGTAACCAATTTGGCATCACCACATCCAAACAAAATTGCACAATAGCAAACATAAAATTGCAGACCAAATCAAGAGAAATGATTTCATATTTTACACTGATAGCTCAAGGTTGATTTCCTATGGCCTAAGCTCAAACCTACAAAATCAAAGTAATTATAAGGCATCAAACCTGAACAGCCTCGTTGGCAGCATTTCTCGTCCACAATGAAAGTTTGTCTCCCCTCTGGCGTGCGCTAGCAACCACACCACATATCTCATCACCTTCATCAAACTGCTCCCCAATTAGAGCCATCAACTGCTCAAAAGCAAAACATCAAAGTAATTAACTAAGCTATAAAGCTACATATTTGTTTTGAAACCTGAGAAGTTTCAAAAGATTAGAAACAAAATTCTTCTATTAAAATTCTTTAAACATTACAGTTTCAAGCCACATTGATTCGAGATTCGTCTTTCTGCTGGCAGCAACAGTCCATTTGCCTCCATGTGCACACTCAGGATCCTCCCATTTTGGTTCAACTCCAGCCTTGAATAAATGGAAATCAGCATTTCCAACCAACTTGCTGGGCTTGAATATCTGATCATATAGGCTGCATAAAAGGTTTATATTTTCAACTCAAACCAGTATTCCTCAACTACAAAAAACCATAGTGTGCAACTAAGTCTTAAATACCCATTTAAAGCAAAAAGACATCTATATCAAACAAATAGAATAATACTAGAACACCATTCAATCCTAATACTACATTCCCTCAACAAATTTATCATGCCCTTCAAATCCTCTTTGAAACTCATTGCAGAAAACAAAAGCAGCACACAGAGGATAAGACTTGCACATTCCACATTTCCCGAATCGTGTGGATTtcaaaaaataggaaatatttaaatatattctaGTATCCAGATACAATCAGAATCCACAAAACCCAAAAAGCATAAATCCAACGCATACACACCAATTCACCAAATTAATAAGTTTAACAGTTCAAACAATATGATCCGGCACAATTATCTTTAATCACCATAATCAATCCCCCTAACAACCCACAAACCTAAGCCAGCATGTAGTAAGATTTACAGCATACAACTACCAATAACTAATATTAGGGCATACAAGAGCTAAAGTCCAGATACATATTCACAAAAACTAGCACCAATGTCAAAAACTATTGCTTTAATTGCAATACTACAAACAAATAAGCATACCCCTATCAAAAATAagcacaaaccaaatcaaaaaaaaaaaaaaaacaaatcaattaattTCAACTCAAATTTAActcttaaaatcaaaaaaaaaaaaaattaaaaaaaataaaaaataaaaaaaataaaaaaaaaaccaagcgAAATGAAAAGGTGGTAAAAATGTAAGGGGgaatcaatataatttaccacCAAAACTCTTCCACGGTATCAAAGGTGTAAGCTTTCTTAAGAGTAGAACCCCAACCAGCGCCTTGTTTAGGTTTGGTAGAATCATACCAAAACGCCCACTTTCTCTCCAATTTGTGGGTCGTTTGTGTAGTTTCTTGCGTCTGGCTAGCAAGCGGCGCAGCCAGAACTTCTTCTGCTACTTCGTTTGACATTATTCTGCGTTCTAAAGAAGAGATTCTGCTCTAGAGATATAGTTTTAATGGAAGTAATCTCTCGAAAAGCCAGAGAAAAAAGGGTCTTCAAAGATTTGGGGTTTTGGTCTATATAGGTGTCGAGTTGTCTCCTGTGTCCTTTATTCTAGCTGTTTGTTGTTCGAAGCCGGTTGGGTTCTTTCAAGTTTGGGCCTGTGATTGATAAAAGAAGTTTTGGTCCAAAtcgagaaaatttgaaaaaaataagacaattaaacaatttatttttcaaaataagttctgtgaaaatttatttcccaaaataagcgtccgtacatccaaacctaggtttgacaagagtcgctgttagtaacgaaaaaaaaaattaaaagcccaaagtcgctgttactaacactctaacagcgactttaaggttaactggtaACTCCTTCACCTCGTCAGCTGAAATAAGGAAGTAATtgagaactgaaaacttaaaacgcattaagtcgctgttactaatagcgacttaaaaaaaaaattttttttaagtcgctgttaataacagcgactttgggcttttaattttttttttctctttcgctgttactaacagcaactcTTGCCAAACCTAGGTttagatgtacggacgcttattttggg
This genomic interval carries:
- the LOC130821533 gene encoding eukaryotic translation initiation factor — protein: MSNEVAEEVLAAPLASQTQETTQTTHKLERKWAFWYDSTKPKQGAGWGSTLKKAYTFDTVEEFWCLYDQIFKPSKLVGNADFHLFKAGVEPKWEDPECAHGGKWTVAASRKTNLESMWLETLMALIGEQFDEGDEICGVVASARQRGDKLSLWTRNAANEAVQMSIGRKWKEIIDVTDKINYSFHDDAKKDKSSRGRYSV